One genomic segment of Equus przewalskii isolate Varuska chromosome 13, EquPr2, whole genome shotgun sequence includes these proteins:
- the LOC139075426 gene encoding uncharacterized protein, with protein sequence MHISPLRLQRALGHQISGPKFQAERVSPPRSAPPYCKSNPEDRPQTRTSAPLPRLAQQLQRCLHLPLHRVSFNNKCPYAITLYWPEPSWAAEEAAVSVPSRSEALQTDAPLRAARFPADENLEAQSVYVTCPGQVVNTAFRGEIWQKPGFFTARLPREPALSFPPASQARSSDPNVQDRGGPCPRGAQKAPSPFSPPRSCRSPRANPAPAGSQSQRGPRRTN encoded by the exons ATGCACATTTCTCCACTGCGTCTTCAAAGAGCTCTGGGTCATCAGATCTCTGGCCCGAAATTCCAAGCAGAGCGGGTCTCCCCTCCGCGCAGCGCGCCCCCCTAttgcaaaagcaatcctgaggatcGCCCCCAGACCCGGACCTCAGCCCCTCTGCCCCGCCTTGCGCAACAGCTCCAGCGatgcctccacctccctctccatCGGGTGTCCTTTAATAATAAATGCCCTTATGCCATTACATTATATT GGCCGGAGCCCAGCTGGGCTGCAGAGGAGGCGGCCGTGAGCGTCCCGAGCCGAAGCGAAGCGCTCCAGACAGACGCGCCTTTGCGGGCTGCGAGATTTCCTGCAG atgagaacttGGAGGCACAGAGTGTTTACGTAACTTGCCCAGGGCAAGTGGTGAACACAGCATTTCGTGGAGAGATCTGGCAAAAACCCGGTTTCTTCACGGCACGCCTCCCCAG AGAACCGGCTCTTAGCTTTCCTCCAGCCTCGCAAGCGCGAAGCTCTGACCCCAACGTGCAAGACCGAGGTGGGCCGTGTCCCAGGGGCGCGCAGAaagctccctcccccttctctcctccgCGGAGCTGCCGGAGCCCCCGCGCTAACCCCGCCCCGGCGGGCAGCCAGAGCCAGCGAGGACCCCGGCGGACGAATTAG
- the POU4F3 gene encoding POU domain, class 4, transcription factor 3, producing MMAMNTKQPFGMHPVLQEPKFSSLHSGSEAMRRVCLPAPQLQGNIFGGFDESLLARAEALAAVDIVSHGKNHPFKPDATYHTMSSVPCTSTSSTVPISHPAALTSHPHHAVHQGLEGDLLEHISPTLSVSGLGAPEHSVMPAQIHPHHLGAMGHLHQAMGMSHPHAVAPHSAMPTCLSDVESDPRELEAFAERFKQRRIKLGVTQADVGAALANLKIPGVGSLSQSTICRFESLTLSHNNMIALKPVLQAWLEEAEAAYREKNSKPELFNGSERKRKRTSIAAPEKRSLEAYFAIQPRPSSEKIAAIAEKLDLKKNVVRVWFCNQRQKQKRMKYSAVH from the exons ATGATGGCCATGAACACCAAGCAGCCTTTCGGCATGCACCCGGTGCTTCAAGAACCCAAATTCTCCAGCCTGCACTCCGGCTCCGAGGCCATGCGCCGAGTCTGTCTCCCAGCCCCGCAG CTGCAGGGTAATATATTTGGAGGCTTTGATGAGAGCCTGCTGGCACGCGCCGAAGCTCTGGCGGCTGTGGATATCGTCTCCCACGGCAAGAACCATCCATTCAAGCCCGACGCCACCTACCATACCATGAGCAGCGTGCCCTGTACGTCCACTTCGTCCACCGTGCCCATCTCCCACCCGGCCGCGCTCACCTCGCACCCACACCACGCGGTGCACCAGGGCCTCGAGGGCGACCTGCTGGAGCACATCTCGCCCACGCTGAGCGTGAGCGGCTTGGGTGCCCCGGAGCACTCGGTGATGCCGGCGCAGATCCACCCGCACCACCTGGGCGCCATGGGCCACCTGCACCAGGCCATGGGCATGAGTCACCCACACGCCGTGGCGCCTCACAGCGCCATGCCCACATGCCTCAGCGACGTGGAGTCGGACCCGCGAGAGCTCGAGGCCTTCGCCGAGCGCTTCAAGCAGCGGCGCATCAAGCTAGGGGTGACCCAGGCGGACGTGGGCGCGGCTCTAGCCAACCTCAAGATTCCCGGCGTAGGCTCGCTCAGTCAGAGCACCATCTGCAGGTTCGAATCTCTCACTCTCTCGCACAACAATATGATCGCGCTCAAGCCAGTGCTCCAGGCGTGGCTGGAGGAAGCCGAGGCAGCCTACCGAGAGAAAAACAGCAAGCCGGAGCTCTTCAACGGCAGTGAGAGAAAGCGCAAACGCACGTCCATTGCGGCGCCGGAGAAGCGCTCACTCGAGGCCTACTTCGCTATCCAGCCGCGACCCTCCTCCGAGAAGATTGCGGCCATCGCTGAGAAACTGGACCTTAAAAAGAACGTGGTGAGGGTCTGGTTCTGCAaccagagacagaaacagaaacgAATGAAGTACTCAGCTGTCCACTGA